A single window of Mycobacterium sp. ITM-2016-00318 DNA harbors:
- the miaA gene encoding tRNA (adenosine(37)-N6)-dimethylallyltransferase MiaA, whose protein sequence is MRPLAIIGPTGTGKSALALAVAERLGGQIVNADAMQLYRGMDIGTAKLAVSERRGIPHHQLDVLDVTETATVARYQQDAAADVERIADAGAVPAIVGGSMMYIQALLDQWAFPATDPAVRAKWEQRLTEVGVAALHAELARIDAAAASSILPTDGRRIVRALEVVELTGQPFSASAPTIGAPRWDTAIVGLDWDTAVLDERLALRTDTMFADGLVEEVRTLLTRGLREGVTASRALGYAQVIDDLDNGGDGAAAREPTFIGTRRYVRRQRSWFRRDHRITWLDGAAGDNVDDALRIWRHVS, encoded by the coding sequence ATGAGACCGCTTGCGATCATCGGGCCGACGGGCACCGGTAAATCGGCGCTCGCGCTGGCGGTGGCCGAGCGGCTCGGCGGGCAGATCGTTAACGCCGACGCCATGCAGCTCTACCGCGGAATGGACATCGGCACCGCGAAGCTCGCGGTCTCCGAACGCCGCGGTATCCCGCACCATCAGCTCGACGTGCTGGACGTCACCGAGACCGCGACCGTGGCGCGCTACCAGCAGGACGCGGCCGCCGACGTCGAGCGCATCGCGGACGCTGGAGCGGTGCCGGCCATCGTCGGCGGATCGATGATGTACATCCAAGCCCTACTCGACCAATGGGCGTTTCCCGCAACCGACCCGGCCGTCAGGGCGAAATGGGAGCAGCGACTGACCGAGGTCGGCGTCGCGGCCCTGCACGCCGAACTGGCGCGGATCGACGCCGCGGCGGCGTCGTCGATCCTGCCCACCGACGGCCGCCGCATCGTGCGGGCGCTCGAGGTCGTCGAGCTGACCGGTCAGCCGTTCTCCGCATCGGCGCCGACCATCGGCGCGCCGCGCTGGGACACCGCCATCGTCGGATTGGATTGGGACACAGCTGTTCTCGACGAGCGCCTGGCGCTGCGCACCGACACGATGTTCGCAGACGGCCTCGTCGAGGAGGTGCGCACCCTGCTGACCCGTGGGCTGCGCGAGGGCGTGACCGCATCCCGTGCGCTCGGCTACGCGCAGGTGATCGATGATCTGGACAACGGCGGTGACGGGGCGGCCGCGCGGGAGCCGACATTCATCGGGACGCGGCGCTATGTGCGACGGCAGCGGTCGTGGTTTCGCCGCGACCACCGGATCACCTGGCTCGACGGGGCCGCGGGCGACAACGTCGATGACGCCCTTCGGATATGGCGCCACGTATCCTGA
- the dapF gene encoding diaminopimelate epimerase: MMFAKGHGTQNDFVLLPDPDGRLLLEPAAVAALCDRRRGIGADGVLRVTTAGAAADAGVFDRLPEGVAAGDWYMDYRNADGSIAQMCGNGVRVFAHFLRVSGLESRDEFVVGSLAGPRPVVLHTFDATNADVTVEMGKANQLGTGEALVGGRTFAGLAVDVGNPHLACVVPGLTAAELAALDVAAPVAFDARQFPEGVNVEVLTAPSNGSVSMRVHERGVGETRSCGTGTVAAAVAALAHDGASTGTLAVGVPGGEVTVTISDASSFLRGPSVLVAGGEIAEEWWRAQQC, encoded by the coding sequence GTGATGTTCGCCAAGGGGCACGGCACGCAGAACGATTTCGTGCTGCTGCCCGACCCCGACGGCCGGCTTCTGCTGGAGCCTGCGGCGGTGGCCGCGCTGTGTGACCGCAGGCGGGGGATCGGGGCCGACGGCGTGCTGCGGGTCACCACCGCGGGCGCTGCTGCGGACGCGGGCGTTTTCGATCGGCTGCCCGAGGGCGTCGCAGCCGGCGACTGGTACATGGATTATCGCAACGCCGACGGCTCGATCGCCCAAATGTGCGGCAACGGCGTTCGGGTGTTCGCGCACTTCCTGCGGGTCAGCGGTCTGGAGAGCCGCGACGAATTCGTCGTCGGTTCGCTGGCCGGTCCGCGGCCCGTCGTGCTGCACACGTTCGACGCCACCAACGCCGACGTCACCGTCGAGATGGGGAAGGCCAATCAGCTGGGCACCGGTGAGGCGCTGGTCGGCGGCAGGACTTTCGCCGGGCTGGCCGTCGACGTCGGCAACCCGCATCTGGCATGCGTGGTGCCCGGCCTGACCGCCGCCGAGCTGGCCGCCCTCGATGTGGCCGCGCCGGTCGCATTCGATGCGAGGCAGTTCCCGGAAGGCGTCAACGTCGAGGTGCTCACGGCTCCGTCGAATGGATCGGTGTCGATGCGGGTACACGAGCGGGGTGTCGGCGAGACCCGTTCGTGCGGGACGGGCACCGTTGCCGCCGCCGTCGCCGCGCTGGCGCACGACGGCGCGAGCACCGGGACGCTGGCGGTGGGCGTGCCCGGCGGGGAGGTCACCGTCACCATCAGCGACGCCAGCAGCTTCCTGCGCGGCCCATCGGTCCTTGTCGCGGGCGGTGAGATCGCTGAGGAATGGTGGCGTGCGCAGCAGTGTTAA